The sequence below is a genomic window from bacterium 336/3.
TCTCTAAATTCAAGAGTTTAACCCAAAAGTGCGATACATACTTTTTGGAAAGTATGGGAAATTTATCTAAAATAGATACTTTATTTGTATCTAAAAGAAATACAACTATGCCCGATTTTATTTACAAAGGAAAAGTGTACTACAATCCTGTTCAACTTGCGATGGAGCAAATTGGAGGAGTTTGGAAAATGCCTATTCTTTGGCGTTTGCAAGATGACAATGTAATGCGTTATGGAGAGCTAAGAAAGTCTATCAAGCATATTTCAGATAAAATGCTTACTACACAATTGCGAGAATTGGAGACAGACGGCTACA
It includes:
- a CDS encoding MarR family transcriptional regulator translates to MPDFIYKGKVYYNPVQLAMEQIGGVWKMPILWRLQDDNVMRYGELRKSIKHISDKMLTTQLRELETDGYIHREVYAVVPPRTEYRLTEKGKSVIPLIIQIREYGLELMKEENISYIKE